AAACATCATTGTCTTGGGTGGCAGGCACCAGGAAAAGCCGGGCAAATTTTCGGCCTCCCTGCAACAAGGTGATATTGTCAGAATCGAAACCCCAGGTGGCGGTGGCTACGGCGAAGCGTGAAGTCCGTAACTTCGATTCACATAGGATTATAGTCACGGGGTGCGAGACTTGATAGCATATGTAATAAGTTCTGATAAATTGGTTGCGTCGTGATGAAATAATGATTAATATGATTGTCATGATCAATATGATCATCATAAAAGGATAAGAGTATGAGTAAATCAATATCAGCAGTTGAAGCACGGCAGAAATTGGGTGAGCTCTTGAACAGGGTGGCCTTGCTGGGAGAAGAAATCATCATTGAACGAGCGGGTAAGAAAATCGCTCGCCTGTCACCTGTAGAAAACAAAGTATCACTGCCCACTGGCAAGCTTGACTTTCGTAAGGCTGCGGGACTTGGAAAAGAAATCTGGGAAAACATAGACGTTGATACTTACCTGAGACTGGAGCGGGACGAATGGGTTTAGAACTCAAGCGTGGTGACATAATTTTCCTGGATACTGCTCCGTTCATTTATTATTTCCAGCAGCATCCAGGCTATTTCCCAGCTTTGCTCAAGTTGTTTGACAGTTTGTATGAAACGAATGCCCAGGCCATTACTTCAATCATTACATACATTGAACTGACCACCCTTCCCGCCCGCGAGGGGAAAAAACAATTAGTTCGCAAGTACCGTGACTTTCTAACAAATTCTGAAAACT
The window above is part of the Deltaproteobacteria bacterium genome. Proteins encoded here:
- a CDS encoding type II toxin-antitoxin system prevent-host-death family antitoxin; this encodes MSKSISAVEARQKLGELLNRVALLGEEIIIERAGKKIARLSPVENKVSLPTGKLDFRKAAGLGKEIWENIDVDTYLRLERDEWV
- a CDS encoding PIN domain-containing protein; this translates as MGLELKRGDIIFLDTAPFIYYFQQHPGYFPALLKLFDSLYETNAQAITSIITYIELTTLPAREGKKQLVRKYRDFLTNSENFSIFPLDMNIADHAVEIRAQHHFKTPDAVQLGTAVACGADYIITNDRTWRRFKEIRIVMVGDL